From Roseibium alexandrii DFL-11, the proteins below share one genomic window:
- a CDS encoding glycosyltransferase family 4 protein produces MKKPRVLILADDCNPDWPSLPVVGYKYALSLAKFCDVTIATHVRNRENIEKDPRSKGADFRYVDNEYVAKPIHRFSTWIRGGGKVAWSLGTIFHYPTYLAFEWEVWKTFKSALQSGEFDLVHRITPMSPTMPSYIAGKSPVPFVIGPLNGNLDWPKEFRSEQTREKERARALRDFYKYLPYSSATYRNAELILAAFDHTAKDLPEGAASKVVSFPEVGFDPEWFDGTDRKPAFSGDGPYNFAFIGRLVPYKVPEVAVRAFCESEILAEHKLHIVGDGPERERLEAIVEQTGRSDSVIFHGWIEQRDVGQFLQSVDGFVFPSIRELGAGVVVEAMASGCVNFVTNYGAPGDLVSEGRGFRIELNTLDAMVAGYQHAMEEAVTKPADQISKANSAVEYATDCFTWDRKAALTVPYYEDLMAGRPITDRRDYS; encoded by the coding sequence TTGAAGAAACCCCGTGTTCTGATCCTTGCTGATGATTGCAATCCGGATTGGCCATCGCTTCCGGTTGTTGGATACAAGTATGCACTTTCCTTAGCAAAATTCTGTGATGTGACCATCGCCACTCATGTCAGAAACCGGGAAAACATCGAAAAGGATCCGCGCTCAAAAGGCGCCGACTTCCGCTATGTCGATAATGAATACGTGGCAAAACCAATCCATCGCTTCTCAACCTGGATCAGAGGCGGCGGGAAGGTGGCGTGGTCGCTCGGAACGATTTTTCACTATCCGACATACCTCGCATTTGAGTGGGAGGTTTGGAAAACCTTCAAGAGCGCGCTGCAATCCGGCGAATTTGATCTGGTGCACCGGATCACACCCATGTCGCCCACAATGCCCAGCTATATCGCGGGCAAATCGCCGGTTCCGTTTGTGATCGGTCCCTTGAATGGCAACTTGGACTGGCCAAAAGAGTTCCGCTCCGAACAGACACGGGAAAAAGAACGGGCCCGGGCACTCCGGGACTTCTACAAATACCTGCCCTATTCTTCTGCAACGTACAGAAATGCCGAACTGATCCTGGCTGCCTTTGATCATACAGCAAAGGATTTGCCGGAAGGCGCGGCCTCAAAGGTTGTGAGCTTTCCTGAAGTTGGTTTCGACCCTGAGTGGTTTGACGGAACGGACCGGAAGCCTGCCTTTTCCGGAGATGGACCGTACAACTTCGCATTCATCGGGCGGCTGGTACCCTACAAAGTTCCGGAGGTGGCTGTTCGGGCCTTTTGTGAAAGCGAAATACTGGCAGAGCACAAACTTCACATCGTCGGTGACGGTCCTGAAAGGGAACGGCTTGAAGCGATCGTCGAGCAAACAGGGCGGAGCGATAGCGTCATTTTTCATGGTTGGATTGAGCAGAGGGATGTCGGTCAGTTCCTACAGTCCGTAGACGGGTTCGTTTTTCCTTCAATCCGAGAACTTGGCGCGGGCGTGGTGGTCGAAGCGATGGCATCGGGCTGCGTGAATTTCGTTACCAATTATGGCGCGCCCGGCGATCTGGTATCGGAGGGTCGCGGCTTTCGTATTGAACTAAACACTCTAGATGCGATGGTCGCAGGCTATCAGCACGCGATGGAAGAGGCTGTAACCAAACCAGCCGACCAGATTTCAAAGGCCAATTCAGCTGTAGAGTACGCCACTGACTGCTTTACCTGGGATCGCAAGGCAGCGCTGACTGTTCCATATTACGAAGACCTGATGGCCGGCCGACCAATCACAGACCGCCGAGATTACTCCTGA
- a CDS encoding type I polyketide synthase, with amino-acid sequence MTIGSTDAGLNDVAIVGMALRVPGARNTGEFWENLRSGVESVRTLSDAELEASGEDPVKAAQPNYIPRTADIPDMELFDPEFFGLSPKEAAIMDPQHRHFLECTWEAIEDAGRPPETIEGPVGVYAGCGMGSYFYFNVCSDRQLMDQVGMFLLRHTGNDKDFLATRASYAFDLKGPSVNVQTACSTSLVAVHYACQSLLNGETDMALAGGVTIDLPHRRGYVFQDGEILSPDGHCRPFDHRAGGTIFGSGVGVVVLRRLEDAVADGDNIHAVIKASAINNDGHSKAGYLAPSVTGQAEAIIEAQALGEIEADTIQYVECHGTGTYLGDPIEIEALTQAFRQSTSRTGFCRVGSVKSNIGHLDTAAGVVSLIKTSLALKNGEIPPSLGYEKPNPSIDFANSPFVVNDRLTPWPVSAGPQRAAVNSLGVGGTNAHVILEKAPMIADDSVQFDDEPQLILLSAKARKGVSDTSARLADALENDPALPLASMAETLFYGRKPFEYRQIAAVRGRADAIAVLRGEQPKRLAHHKAGDHPGTATFLFPGGGAQHPGMARRLYQEDNSFRQTVDEGLAFLPPETAARIRELWFPQEGSDLGYAAEGFLTPSLQLPAILILEVSLARLWMSWGVQPTALIGHSMGENTAACISGVLSYRDAVGLVHLRGKLFDTVDPGGMLSIPLSDTEVRALMPESLDMASVNAPELCVVSGRDEDLEDFQKALLEKDIDATRIAIDIAAHSRMLGGILSEFEQYLRSIALNRPQIPIMSNLTGDWLSDAEAGDPSYWVRHLRSTVQFGSGIARLSADPHRVYIEVGPGKTLSSLAKLQADVTANQVFNSLPHADDDADDRLSFLTAIGRCWATGLKADVTRCWRDFSPRRVSLPPYAFQRQYYFVERSVSREGQAGPDIPLLRQKDMRDWGYRPAWKRSVPDLVTGADKEPRSWLVFLDDTGTGEQLAGKLKNAGHQVTTVQRGDVFAKVDPHTYILCSEEGRPGYDALVTGILEDGPFPRNIVHGWLLTQDESHRPGSNFFERMQEDGFYSLLYLAQALDEQSAVEEAHLTVLTNGMMRVGDEPVVYPAKATLLGPVQVLPKELSGHSARLIDLDIARTANIQTAGSTIDDLWDELFANPSNEIVAHRRGRRWQRTYKRLPLKDGQLEGQFQKGGTYFITGGLGDLAMIFAKGLVEDYEANIVLVGRRSLPEKQDWETYLRTHSGEDPGVQALSRLAELEALDAKMLYVPADVTNPEEVRAAVAAAKARFGSINGVLHTAGIVDDDLVQLKTLENTQHVLAPKVQGTRVLDMAFADEPLDLMVLFSSTSTDTAPIGQIDYVAANAFLNAYAESKSAENSPRTVAVHWGIWSDIGLAARAVSGEAAVSKTATTVGAAKGPLFERWITDASNTRWLEFTASTQKHWMWNEHRLVSGDAILPGTGYIELIAQAYSELDLDQRPDIRDLVFFKPLGLDDGQPRNIRVRLEAQAHGTLKAIVAATETEDPSASVEVYAEALVCPLKSVPLPVQLEDLQAQLRGTDIRQAPDGGTMPSAQAHHIKFGPRWDVLRSLSLGRGEALARLTSPAGFKTDYTETTLAHPGLLDIATGCAMELIEGFKSSGVLWAPVSYSAIRLHEPLPSDVIAHVRFVDENAYGDGFGSFDITVMRPDGTVVLEADRLTVKRLSNDTGFAKDVKTGASQDAAALYKLAAQVKQGIPPEQGFETLQRALATGETQPIISTIPLDLLIKNAEAEAQSRDAQDGQLFKRPDLDSAYEAPRNPLEIKLAEFWSDLLGIEKVGIHDDFFDIGGHSLIAVRLFRMIRQTYGVDLPMSVLFDAPTIAECAELLASHGVASDGDASAEEQPEQTAKPDEAVHLVTMSKGPGTEATPLFICAGMFGNILNLRQLAVLVGRDRPVYGLQARGLFGNQEPHETFEEMARDYLAEIRQVQPHGPYMLGGFSGGGIVAYEMAQQLAAQGEEVAEVILLDTPVPEQVHLSLVDRVMIKWQDLQKNKTKFFSVWLRNRREWRARTEAQQNAAGDQATADSFNNERIRLAFMRAHDAYEVRPYSGPVVLYRPKANVLYRISGGRRLQDGLNILREDNGWSPFVSELSIVEVPGDHDSMVLNPNIQVLASRMRNSLEARAAAAIGSDKTGIAAE; translated from the coding sequence ATGACAATAGGATCAACCGATGCCGGCCTGAACGATGTTGCAATCGTCGGGATGGCACTTCGTGTTCCAGGCGCACGGAACACCGGCGAATTCTGGGAAAATCTCAGAAGCGGTGTTGAATCAGTGCGCACGCTCAGCGATGCGGAACTCGAAGCATCGGGCGAAGATCCGGTGAAGGCGGCGCAGCCGAATTACATCCCCAGGACAGCGGATATTCCGGATATGGAATTGTTCGATCCGGAATTCTTCGGGCTTAGCCCCAAAGAAGCCGCGATCATGGATCCGCAGCATCGGCACTTTCTCGAGTGTACCTGGGAAGCCATCGAAGATGCCGGGCGTCCGCCGGAAACCATCGAAGGTCCTGTTGGTGTTTATGCCGGCTGCGGCATGGGCAGCTATTTCTATTTCAACGTCTGCAGTGACCGGCAGCTGATGGATCAGGTGGGCATGTTCCTGCTTCGTCATACCGGTAACGACAAGGACTTTCTGGCGACCCGGGCCTCCTACGCTTTCGATCTCAAAGGCCCGAGTGTCAACGTCCAGACGGCCTGCTCAACCTCGCTTGTTGCGGTCCACTACGCTTGTCAAAGCCTGTTGAACGGCGAAACCGATATGGCTCTGGCCGGCGGTGTGACCATCGATCTGCCGCATCGCCGCGGGTATGTTTTTCAGGATGGTGAAATCCTCTCGCCGGACGGGCATTGTCGACCGTTCGACCATAGAGCAGGTGGCACTATATTTGGCAGTGGCGTTGGGGTTGTCGTCCTGCGACGTCTCGAGGATGCGGTTGCCGATGGCGACAACATTCATGCGGTGATCAAGGCGTCGGCCATCAACAACGACGGTCACAGCAAGGCAGGCTATCTTGCCCCGAGCGTGACCGGACAAGCAGAAGCGATCATCGAGGCGCAGGCGCTCGGCGAGATCGAAGCCGACACCATTCAATATGTCGAATGCCATGGAACAGGCACCTACCTCGGCGATCCGATTGAAATCGAAGCCCTGACCCAGGCGTTTCGTCAAAGCACCAGCCGAACCGGCTTTTGCCGTGTCGGATCAGTGAAATCCAACATTGGCCATCTGGACACGGCTGCCGGTGTTGTCAGCCTGATAAAGACCTCTTTGGCGCTGAAAAACGGCGAAATACCGCCAAGCCTTGGATACGAGAAGCCCAATCCATCAATCGATTTTGCGAACAGCCCGTTTGTCGTCAATGATAGGCTGACCCCCTGGCCGGTGAGCGCCGGTCCTCAGCGGGCTGCGGTCAACTCCCTTGGTGTTGGCGGAACAAACGCTCACGTCATTCTGGAAAAGGCGCCGATGATCGCCGATGACAGCGTGCAGTTTGACGATGAGCCCCAGCTCATTCTCTTGTCTGCAAAGGCCCGGAAGGGGGTGTCAGACACCTCCGCCCGGCTTGCGGATGCCCTCGAAAATGATCCGGCATTACCTTTGGCCAGCATGGCCGAAACGCTCTTCTATGGCCGAAAGCCCTTCGAGTATCGCCAGATCGCAGCTGTGCGTGGCCGCGCTGATGCGATTGCCGTCTTGCGCGGTGAACAGCCCAAGAGGCTCGCCCATCATAAGGCAGGGGATCATCCCGGCACCGCAACGTTCCTCTTTCCGGGGGGCGGGGCGCAACATCCCGGCATGGCCCGGCGGCTCTATCAGGAAGACAATTCATTCCGCCAGACTGTCGATGAAGGATTGGCTTTCCTTCCCCCCGAAACGGCCGCCCGGATCCGGGAGCTTTGGTTCCCGCAAGAGGGCTCTGATCTTGGGTATGCAGCCGAGGGGTTCCTGACGCCGTCCCTGCAATTGCCGGCCATCTTGATCCTGGAAGTTTCGCTGGCTCGCTTGTGGATGAGCTGGGGCGTTCAGCCGACCGCATTGATCGGCCATTCGATGGGCGAGAATACAGCTGCCTGTATCTCGGGTGTCCTCAGTTATCGCGACGCTGTTGGCCTTGTTCATCTCCGGGGCAAGCTCTTTGATACAGTCGACCCTGGCGGAATGCTCAGTATTCCATTGAGTGACACCGAAGTCCGGGCGCTGATGCCGGAATCTCTCGATATGGCTTCCGTCAACGCGCCTGAGCTTTGCGTTGTTTCCGGGCGTGACGAGGACCTGGAAGACTTCCAGAAGGCGCTCCTTGAAAAAGACATCGATGCAACCCGGATCGCCATTGATATAGCGGCTCATTCGCGGATGCTTGGGGGGATCCTGTCCGAGTTTGAACAGTACCTGCGAAGCATTGCGCTCAATCGGCCGCAAATCCCGATCATGTCCAATCTCACCGGGGACTGGCTCAGCGATGCGGAGGCCGGTGATCCGTCGTATTGGGTCCGGCATCTGCGTTCGACCGTTCAATTCGGCTCTGGCATTGCTCGTCTAAGCGCAGATCCGCACCGGGTCTATATCGAGGTTGGTCCAGGAAAGACCCTGTCTTCGCTGGCCAAGCTACAAGCGGACGTAACCGCCAATCAGGTGTTCAACTCGCTGCCGCATGCCGACGATGATGCGGATGACCGTTTGTCTTTCCTGACCGCAATCGGCCGGTGCTGGGCCACAGGCTTGAAGGCGGATGTTACGCGTTGCTGGCGGGATTTCAGCCCCAGGCGCGTTTCGCTGCCACCTTATGCGTTTCAGAGGCAGTATTATTTTGTCGAGCGCAGTGTTTCGCGGGAGGGTCAGGCAGGGCCCGATATTCCTCTCTTGCGCCAAAAGGACATGCGGGACTGGGGATACCGTCCAGCCTGGAAACGGTCGGTTCCAGATCTTGTCACGGGCGCTGACAAGGAACCTCGGTCCTGGCTGGTTTTTCTCGACGATACAGGCACCGGAGAACAGCTTGCCGGCAAGTTGAAGAACGCCGGTCATCAGGTGACCACCGTTCAGCGCGGCGATGTGTTCGCCAAGGTTGACCCGCACACGTACATCCTGTGCAGCGAGGAAGGCAGACCGGGCTACGACGCCTTGGTGACGGGGATCCTCGAGGATGGTCCTTTTCCTCGAAACATCGTTCACGGCTGGCTGCTGACACAGGATGAGAGCCACCGGCCCGGTTCCAACTTCTTTGAAAGAATGCAGGAAGACGGCTTCTACAGTCTGCTCTATCTTGCCCAGGCGCTCGATGAGCAATCTGCCGTCGAAGAGGCGCACCTTACCGTTTTGACAAACGGAATGATGCGCGTTGGGGACGAGCCTGTTGTGTATCCGGCAAAGGCGACGCTGCTCGGTCCGGTTCAGGTCTTGCCAAAAGAGCTCTCTGGCCATTCGGCTCGCTTGATCGACTTGGATATCGCAAGGACTGCGAACATACAAACAGCAGGAAGCACGATCGACGATTTGTGGGACGAGCTTTTCGCAAACCCATCCAATGAGATTGTGGCCCATCGGCGCGGCCGCAGGTGGCAGCGGACCTACAAGCGTTTGCCTCTGAAGGACGGCCAACTCGAAGGTCAGTTCCAAAAAGGCGGCACATATTTCATCACTGGCGGTCTTGGCGATCTGGCGATGATTTTCGCAAAAGGGCTTGTTGAGGATTACGAAGCCAACATCGTTTTGGTCGGACGCCGCAGCCTGCCGGAGAAGCAGGATTGGGAAACCTATCTGCGGACGCATTCCGGTGAGGATCCGGGTGTCCAGGCACTGTCCCGCCTTGCAGAACTGGAGGCGCTGGATGCGAAGATGCTTTACGTGCCGGCGGATGTGACAAACCCGGAAGAGGTTCGTGCAGCTGTTGCCGCAGCAAAGGCCCGGTTTGGGTCAATCAACGGTGTGCTTCATACAGCCGGCATTGTTGATGATGATCTCGTGCAACTGAAGACCCTTGAAAATACCCAGCATGTTCTGGCGCCCAAGGTTCAGGGCACGCGCGTTCTGGACATGGCGTTTGCCGACGAGCCATTGGATCTGATGGTGCTATTCTCGTCAACCAGCACGGACACTGCGCCCATTGGCCAGATTGATTACGTCGCTGCCAATGCGTTTCTGAACGCCTATGCCGAGAGCAAGAGCGCTGAGAACAGCCCCAGGACGGTCGCGGTTCACTGGGGTATCTGGAGCGATATTGGTCTGGCCGCGCGCGCGGTTTCGGGTGAGGCGGCAGTCTCAAAGACGGCAACAACGGTTGGCGCGGCCAAGGGACCCTTGTTCGAGCGCTGGATTACCGATGCTTCCAACACGCGCTGGCTGGAATTCACGGCCAGCACGCAAAAGCACTGGATGTGGAATGAACACAGGCTCGTTTCAGGCGATGCGATCCTGCCGGGCACCGGGTACATCGAGTTGATCGCGCAAGCCTATTCGGAACTGGATTTGGACCAGCGCCCGGATATCCGCGATCTTGTGTTCTTTAAGCCGCTTGGCTTGGACGACGGTCAGCCTCGCAATATACGGGTCCGTTTAGAGGCTCAGGCGCATGGCACCTTGAAAGCCATTGTCGCGGCAACTGAAACAGAGGACCCGTCCGCATCGGTAGAAGTCTACGCCGAAGCTCTGGTTTGTCCGCTCAAATCCGTTCCACTGCCTGTGCAACTTGAAGACCTTCAAGCTCAGCTGCGCGGGACCGATATCCGACAAGCACCAGACGGCGGCACGATGCCGTCAGCTCAGGCTCATCATATCAAGTTCGGACCGCGGTGGGATGTGTTGCGCAGTCTGTCGCTTGGGCGCGGTGAAGCGCTGGCACGCCTGACGTCCCCGGCTGGCTTCAAGACAGATTACACGGAAACAACTCTTGCCCACCCCGGTCTTCTTGATATTGCGACCGGCTGTGCCATGGAACTTATCGAAGGCTTCAAGAGTTCAGGCGTTCTTTGGGCGCCCGTTTCCTACTCAGCGATACGCCTACATGAACCGCTGCCATCCGATGTGATCGCCCATGTCCGATTTGTCGATGAGAATGCTTACGGCGACGGTTTCGGCAGTTTTGACATTACCGTCATGCGGCCGGATGGAACGGTTGTACTTGAAGCTGATCGTTTGACGGTAAAACGCCTGTCAAATGACACCGGGTTTGCAAAGGATGTGAAAACCGGGGCAAGCCAGGATGCTGCCGCGCTCTATAAACTGGCGGCGCAAGTCAAGCAGGGCATTCCACCCGAGCAAGGATTTGAGACCCTGCAAAGGGCTTTGGCGACCGGCGAAACACAACCGATCATCTCGACGATTCCTTTGGATCTGCTCATAAAAAATGCCGAGGCTGAAGCGCAATCGCGAGATGCTCAGGACGGGCAGCTCTTTAAGCGTCCGGACCTTGACAGCGCCTACGAGGCACCTCGAAACCCGCTTGAGATCAAACTGGCCGAATTCTGGTCTGACCTGCTCGGAATTGAGAAGGTCGGTATTCACGATGATTTCTTTGATATCGGTGGGCATTCTCTCATCGCGGTCCGCCTGTTCCGGATGATCCGCCAGACTTACGGCGTCGACCTGCCCATGTCCGTCCTGTTCGACGCTCCGACAATTGCCGAATGCGCAGAATTGCTAGCCTCGCATGGTGTTGCCAGTGACGGGGATGCCTCTGCGGAAGAACAACCCGAACAAACTGCGAAACCCGATGAAGCGGTGCATCTGGTCACAATGAGCAAAGGTCCGGGAACTGAAGCTACGCCCTTGTTCATCTGTGCTGGCATGTTCGGCAACATCCTGAACCTGCGTCAGCTGGCCGTGCTCGTTGGGCGCGACCGGCCGGTGTACGGGTTACAAGCCCGCGGCCTTTTCGGAAATCAAGAGCCCCACGAAACCTTCGAAGAGATGGCGCGGGATTATCTCGCCGAAATCCGCCAGGTCCAGCCACACGGGCCGTACATGCTTGGCGGGTTCTCAGGTGGTGGGATCGTTGCTTATGAAATGGCCCAACAGCTTGCTGCACAAGGTGAAGAGGTTGCCGAAGTCATTTTGCTGGACACGCCTGTACCCGAACAGGTTCACCTGTCGCTCGTCGATCGCGTGATGATCAAGTGGCAGGATCTTCAAAAGAATAAAACCAAGTTTTTCAGTGTTTGGTTGCGCAACCGGAGAGAGTGGCGCGCTCGAACAGAAGCTCAACAGAATGCGGCTGGGGATCAAGCAACCGCAGACAGCTTTAACAACGAACGAATCCGTCTTGCCTTCATGCGGGCGCATGATGCTTATGAGGTTCGGCCATATAGCGGGCCGGTTGTCCTGTACCGGCCAAAGGCTAATGTGCTCTATAGGATATCCGGTGGCCGCCGTCTTCAGGATGGTCTGAACATTCTTCGTGAAGACAACGGCTGGTCCCCGTTTGTTTCAGAATTGTCGATTGTCGAGGTGCCTGGAGACCATGACTCCATGGTGCTCAATCCGAATATTCAGGTGCTGGCAAGCAGAATGAGAAATTCTTTGGAAGCAAGGGCAGCGGCGGCAATTGGCTCTGACAAGACCGGGATTGCGGCTGAGTGA